Proteins from a genomic interval of Echeneis naucrates chromosome 21, fEcheNa1.1, whole genome shotgun sequence:
- the rpl24 gene encoding large ribosomal subunit protein eL24 produces MKVELCSFSGYKIYPGHGRRYARIDGKVFQFLNAKCESAFLAKRNPRQINWTVLYRRKHKKGQSEEVTKKRTRRAVKFQRAITGASLAEIMAKRNQKPEVRKAQREQAIRAAKEAKKAKQAAKKPAAPSAKAAAKTAQKTKIAKPMKVSAPRVGGKR; encoded by the exons ATGAA GGTCGAGTTGTGCAGTTTCAGCGGGTATAAAATTTACCCCGGCCATGGCCGCCGATACGCCAGGATAGACGGAAAG GTGTTCCAGTTTTTGAACGCCAAATGCGAGTCTGCTTTCCTGGCCAAGAGGAACCCCAGACAGATCAACTGGACTGTGCTCTACAGACGCAAGCACAAGAAAGGCCAGTCT GAAGAGGTGACAAAGAAGCGCACCCGCCGCGCAGTCAAATTTCAGAGGGCCATCACTGGGGCCTCCTTGGCTGAGATCATGGCCAAGAGGAACCAGAAGCCCGAGGTCCGCAAGGCCCAGAGGGAGCAGGCCATCAG AGCTGCCAAGGAGGCCAAGAAGGCAAAGCAGGCAGCCAAGAAGCCTGCTGCCCCAAGTGCAAAG GCTGCAGCCAAGACTGCACAGAAAACCAAGATTGCCAAGCCCATGAAAGTCAGCGCACCCCGTGTCGGTGGAAAACGCTAA
- the cep97 gene encoding centrosomal protein of 97 kDa encodes MGVSDLQFDTNAGPVLDLSARSIQKLDPSFTCSEDTHTLILDRNHIMKLDHLERSPGLQQLSVASNRLVRMMGVSRLTELRVLNLPNNSIGYIEGLRDLPHLKWLNLSGNNIKVIEQIGNCVSLQHLDLSDNSISTIGDLAKLIALKTLLLHGNSITTLRSVPAHLPPHLSILSLAENEIRDLNEVSYLAHLHELEQLSIMSNPCVMATPSLPGFDYRPYIMSWCLSLKVLDGYVVSQKEGLKAEWLYSQGKGRSYRPGQHVQLVQYLTTVCPLTSSPALETAEDAKLEKILSKQRFHQRQLLEETCSSCPSPPRPTQLDVEKHSPPNATPQEGAREVKKTNIAPGPTAVPSVQETEPVVQFNTWVSCDSSQTPLPVVRSPRLREDHIYLEDVQTDEEKLNGSMLSTESTFLPLTSDLEPQTIQSDSEEETETFEPDSLALKQPAKPKKHYSTSKHQTSPVHRQESRTLEEVISGGAAHVVSPGIKVNTPQNDLETSFAFGKAEMKEAPKQEDFGICASNTGLMEADKAAVRIQSWWRGQYTRCFNPMAREVRSEIRLRRMQDHILFLSEKLDSVQKQFEEERLQRMVQEEAVKFLWKELQSMQHWKESVERQLANNAQVVAIPQNSSPGQCKAAPPVASSTTNPPTTDVSFPDSGFQSTSDQPAAQEDSFLSSGTEDSLKTVRALSPIRSGFASGSDGVDSADCSLLEQYLSSVQQREEEAEEVISDRTETPQPSSPTSPGKVGQSNSPSQKTAAPV; translated from the exons ATGGGTGTATCAGATTTACAGTTTGATACAAATGCTG gACCTGTGCTGGATCTTTCGGCCCGGAGTATCCAAAAGCTGGATCCCAGTTTCACCTGCTCTGAAGACACTCACACTCTCATCCTGGACCGTAACCACATCATGAAACTGGACCACCTGGAAAGGAGCCCAGGCCTTCAGCAG ctctcTGTAGCCAGCAACCGTCTGGTGAGAATGATGGGTGTGTCTCGACTTACAGAATTGAGAGTTCTCAATCTTCCCAATAACAGCATTGGCTACATTGAGGGGTTAAGAGATCTGCCTCACCTCAAATGGCTCAACTTGTCTGGAAATAATATTAAG GTCATTGAGCAAATCGGCAACTGTGTTTCTCTTCAACACCTGGATCTGTCTGACAACAGCATATCTACCATTGGTGATCTGGCTAAACTCATAGCATTAAAG ACACTTTTACTCCATGGAAACAGCATAACAACACTTCGTAGCGTTCCTGCTCATCTGCCTCCCCATTTATCAATTCTCTCCCTGGCAGAAAATGAGATAAGGGATCTCAATGAA GTGTCATACCTGGCACATCTCCATGAACTGGAACAACTGTCAATAATGAGCAACCCTTGTGTTATGGCAACACCCTCACTGCCAGGATTTGACTATCGTCCTTATATCATGAGTTGGTGCCTGAGCCTGAAGGTCCTGGATGGCTACGTAGTCTCACAAAAAGAAGG TCTGAAAGCAGAATGGCTGTACAGTCAAGGTAAAGGACGTTCATATCGACCAGGTCAGCATGTACAGTTGGTTCAGTACCTCACCACTGTTTGCCCTCTGACTTCATCACCGGCTTTGGAGACGGCAGAAGATGCTAAGCTGGAGAAGATTCTCAGTAAGCAGAG GTTTCATCAAAGGCAGTTGTTAGAGGAGACTTGCAGCAGCTGTCCTAGTCCTCCTCGTCCAACCCAACTTGATGTGGAGAAGCACAGTCCTCCAAATGCCACTCCACAGGAGGGAGCCAGAGaggtgaagaaaacaaacattgcacCAGGACCAACAGCAGTTCCATCAGTCCAGGAGACAG AGCCAGTTGTTCAGTTCAATACTTGGGTGAGCTGTGATTCTTCCCAAACACCATTGCCAGTGGTTCGCAGCCCAAGGCTCAGAGAGGACCACATCTATTTGGAAGATGTTcagacagatgaggaaaaacTCAATGGAAGCATGCTTTCCACAGAATCCACCTTTCTACCCCTCACATCTGATCTGGAGCCACAAACAATCCAGTctgacagtgaggaggagacagagacatttGAGCCTGACTCTCTGGCCCTGAAGCAGCCagcaaaacccaaaaaacacTACTCAACCAGTAAACATCAAACTTCACCAGTGCATAGGCAGGAAAGTCGGACTCTTGAAGAGGTTATTTCTGGTGGAGCCGCACATGTTGTCTCTCCAGGGATTAAAGTCAACACACCACAAAATGATTTGGAAACATCCTTTGCTTTTGGAAAAGCAGAGATGAAAGAAGCCCCCAAGCAGGAAGATTTTGGCATATGTGCCAGTAACACAGGTTTGATGGAAGCAGACAAGGCTGCAGTTAGAATACAGTCCTGGTGGAGGGGGCAGTACACTCGCTGCTTCAACCCCATGGCCAGAGAGGTGCGCAGTGAAATCCGCCTGCGCAGAATGCAAGACCATAttctcttcctgtctgagaAGCTGGACAG TGTGCAGAAACAGTTTGAAGAAGAGAGGTTACAAAGGATGGTTCAGGAGGAGGCCGTGAAGTTTCTGTGGAAAGAG CTCCAGTCTATGCAGCATTGGAAGGAGTCTGTGGAGCGGCAGCTGGCTAACAATGCTCAAGTTGTCGCCATCCCTCAAAACTCGTCTCCTGGGCAATGTAAGGCTGCCCCACCTGTTGCCTCTAGCACAACCAACCCACCTACCACAGATGTGTCCTTCCCAGACTCTGGCTTCCAGTCGACAAGCGACCAGCCAGCAGCACAGGAGGACAGCTTCCTGAGCAGTGGGACAGAAGATTCTCTGAAGACGGTGCGAGCGCTCAGCCCCATTCGTAGTGGCTTTGCCAGTGGCAGCGACGGTGTGGACAGTGCAGACTGCAGCCTGCTTGAGCAGTACCTCTCCTCTGtacagcagagggaggaggaagctgaggaggtGATCAGTGATAGAACAGAAACACCGCAGCCCTCCTCACCAACTTCACCTGGTAAAGTAGGACAGTCCAACTCCCCTTCACAGAAGACAGCTGCTCCCGTCTGA